GCAATGCCTCCATATTCTACAATAGGAGTTACCACGTCTTTAACATTTAGCGCGGGACAATTTATTGGGATAAAAATACACAATATTGCTCGCGATATGGCGGATATTTCTTTAAAACAAACAGAACAGCAAATTTTAAATAAGGTAAAAACAGTTTATTTTTCAATATTAGTAATGAATGAAACCGTTTTGTTGCTTGATTCCAACTTAAACAACATGCGGACATTGCAAGAGCACACAGAAAACTCTGTAAAAGTTGGAATTCTCAATCAAACAGAGGCGGATAAAATTTCTGTACAAATTGCTTCTGTTGAAAATTCTGTAAATTCTGTAAAACGTGCTCTTGAAATGCTTTACAACGCAATGAGGTTACAATTGGGACTTGATATTGACGCACAAATACAGCTAACACAAAAAATTGAAGACATAATAAATGTAAGCGAGGCAGAGAAATTATTAAATATAAATTTTCAGCCAGAAAACAATTATAGCTATAAATTATTACAAAGCTCTGTAAATTTATCAAAGCAACAATTGAATTTAAAAAAATGGGCTTATGCTCCTACGTTGACAGCTTTTCACAGTTATTCAAAGAAAGAATATTTTAGCGACGAACCAACAATGAACATGACTCCGCCGAACATTTTGGGAGTTTCTATTAACGTTCCAATATTTTCAAGTGGAAGTAAGTTTGCATCTGTAAAAGCCGCTAATTTGGAATATAAAAAACAATTAAATAATCTAACAGATGCAAAAGATGGCTTGGCTATTCAATATAGGCAGCTGTCATACAATTTAAAAACCGCCATTGAAGCATACGAAGCACAAAAGAAAAACATTAAAGTAAACAAACAAGTTTTTGAAGATGTTTCTAGAATGTATGCACAAGGAATGGCTTCGGTTTTAGATATTACAAACGCAGGCTCAAATTTAATTAGCGCACAAAGCTCTTATGTGCAAACTATGATGGATATTGTTTCTGCTCAAATTGCCATCGAAGAATTAATAAACAACTAAGACAAAATAAATTTTCAAAACAATGAATAAAAAAGTTTTTCTCGCCATTTTAGCATGTAGTAGCATTTTTGTAATTACAAATTGTGGAAGTAAAAATAGCCAAACAGATGCTGATATTAACAAAAATAGAATAGAAAAAGTAAAAACAGACTCTGTTAAAATGCAAACCGTTTCAAGAAAATTAGAGCTTTCATCGACGCTTGAAGGTTATGAAACCATGAAAGTCTCTCCTTCTTTAACAGGAAACATTGAGCATATTTTTGTAGATGTTGGAGATTATGTTTCCGCAGGACAAATGCTTGTTAGAATGGACCAAAACAAATATAATTCTGCAAAACTTGCTTATACTAATGCAAATATTGAATTTGAAAGAGTAAAAGCCTTGAAAGAGACAAATACTGTTTCGCAGCAAACATTTGACCAAGCAAAACTCGGATATGACCAAACAAAAGAAAATTTAAACTTCCTTACAGAAAACACCTTTGTTAAAGCTCGTTTTAGTGGTGTTGTTTCTGCAAAAAACTATATAGATGGCGAACTTTATAGCGGTATGCCTATTTTGGTGTTG
Above is a window of Bacteroidales bacterium DNA encoding:
- a CDS encoding TolC family protein translates to MTLQFLKRKKYLIIFSTLFFSILQQNIAQESMQLSLEQAQTYALQHNRTLKNASFDIKKAEAEKWSTIATLLPQVNGTFDYANMMGYKLEMMGFNIAMPPYSTIGVTTSLTFSAGQFIGIKIHNIARDMADISLKQTEQQILNKVKTVYFSILVMNETVLLLDSNLNNMRTLQEHTENSVKVGILNQTEADKISVQIASVENSVNSVKRALEMLYNAMRLQLGLDIDAQIQLTQKIEDIINVSEAEKLLNINFQPENNYSYKLLQSSVNLSKQQLNLKKWAYAPTLTAFHSYSKKEYFSDEPTMNMTPPNILGVSINVPIFSSGSKFASVKAANLEYKKQLNNLTDAKDGLAIQYRQLSYNLKTAIEAYEAQKKNIKVNKQVFEDVSRMYAQGMASVLDITNAGSNLISAQSSYVQTMMDIVSAQIAIEELINN
- a CDS encoding efflux RND transporter periplasmic adaptor subunit, which translates into the protein MNKKVFLAILACSSIFVITNCGSKNSQTDADINKNRIEKVKTDSVKMQTVSRKLELSSTLEGYETMKVSPSLTGNIEHIFVDVGDYVSAGQMLVRMDQNKYNSAKLAYTNANIEFERVKALKETNTVSQQTFDQAKLGYDQTKENLNFLTENTFVKARFSGVVSAKNYIDGELYSGMPILVLTQINVLKALISIPENFYPLVKKGMTVKIKSDIYKNEEFSAKIETVYPTIDPSTHTFNAKVKIINSGNKLRPGMFVRVNLDLGETEAKVIPYQAVLKLIGSNERFVFIDNGGVAKRTSVKLGERYNENVEILSDKINVGDMIVVVGQAKLVDGSKIEVVK